The genome window TTCCAGGGTCTCGACGGCGATATCGCCGAGCGGCGCCGCCCGGACCAGCCCGACGTTGTTGATCACGCCGTCCACATTGCTGTCCCTGACGATCCTGGCCAGATCCTCGTTGGCGGCGCGATCCGAGAGATCGAGCGCATGGAGCGGGCCCGGGAAGGTTCCGGTCGGGTTGCGGGCAATGCCGATGACGCCGTGGCCGCGGGCGGCAAGTCGGTGAGCGAGGGCGAGACCGATGCCCTTGCTGGCGCCGGTGATCAGGAATGTTCTCTTCATCGGACAGCTCCTCTGGCCCTGCCCCCGGGGAAGCAGGGCCGTCATGGGGGGAAGGGATCAGGCGGCGCGGCCTGACGCGAGGCGGAGGGCCGGAAGCATGTCTTCCGGTTCCGGACGGCGCGTGTAGTCTGGGTTCACCTCGGCATAGAGGATCACGCCATCCTGGCCGACGACGTAGCGGGCGGGCATCGGCAGCGTCCAGCTCGGATCGCCGTTGAAGGCCGGCAGGTCGTTCTTCAGCGACTTGTAGAGCTCGACCAGGTAATCCTGCATCTCGAAGCGCAGGCCGAAGGCCGCGGCCACGTCGTTATGCGGGTCCGACAGGATCGGGAAGGTCAGGTTGTTCTGGCGCAGCGACTTGCGGCTGTTGACCGGGTTCTGCGGCGAGATGGCGACAAGCTGCGCGCCCAGCGCCTCGAACTGCGGCAACGCTTCCTGCAGCGCCTGCAGTTCCATGTTGCAATAGGGGCACCAGACGCCGCGGTAGAAGCTGATCACCAGCGGGCCCTGCGCCAGAAGATCGGCGGAGGAAACCGTCTTGCCCTCGGGATCGGCGAGGCTGAAGGCCGGCAGCGTGTCGCCCGCCTTCAGCGCCTTCTGGGCGGCACCCGAGGCGATCAGCTCGGCGGTGGCGCGGTTCATGGTCTCGATGACGGAATGGGGCACGTTGAACGGCGGCTTGCCGGCCTGGAAATCGGCCTTGAAGGCATCGAGCTTGGATTGGAGTGTCATGGCTTTGCTCATCTTTTCTGAACGGGGAGACGTGCCGGGCGTCGCGCCGAAGCCCGGCGGGTGGAGGGGAGCGGTCAGCCGTCGGCTGCCATCGTGCGGGCCACTTCGGCGGCGCTGATGCCTTCCAGCGCCAGGCCGTAGCCGACACCTTCATCGATGATACGGCGCAGCTTCTGCGTCAGGGCAATGCGGGTGTAGCGGCTGGTGAGGGGCGGAAGCGCCGCCAGGCCTTCGGCGATCTCCCGCGCACGGGAGAGCAGCTTTTCGGCGGGCACGATCTCGTTGACGACGCCCCAGTCCCTGGCGGTTGCCGCATCGAGCACCTGGCGGGTCAGGATGAAATACCGGCCGCGAATGCTGCCGATCACTTCCGGCCAGAGCAGGTTGACGCCGTCGCCGGGCACGATGCCGAAGTCGAAATGCGGCTTGTCCTGGAACACGGTTTCCGGGGTGGCGAGGATGATGTCGGTCAGCAGCGCATATTCGGAATGCAGGAGGACCGGACCGTTCAGCGCGGTGATCATCGGCACTTCGATGTCGAGGATGTTCATGAGGACCTTCTTGCCCTCGCGATAGATCTTGTCGTAGCCCAGCGGCGAGAAGAAATCGAAGCCCTCGGGGCTGATCGCATCCATGAAGGCATCGCCCGAGCCGGTGAGGATGACGACGCGGTTGTCGGCGTCCGAGCCGACCTGATGGAACAGCTCGACGAACTGCTCATGCGTGTGGCCGTTGAAGACGAGCTTGCCGCCGTCGGTGTGGAAGGCGATTTCGAGGACACCGCTCGGCGAGCGCGTCAGCCGGGCATTCGGGAAGCTGTTCTTGTAGGTATCGAAGCGGGACATGGGGATACTCCTGTGTGGTGGTCGGGTTTCAGGGCCGGAACGGAAGAGGATGCGGGACAGGAAGCGCACGGGTCAGGCCGACGCCGGCGCTTCCACCAGCGCCTCGACGCGGGCGATGGCGCGCTGCACGGCAGGGCGTTCCATCACGGTCTCGAACCAGCGGGACAGGTTCGGGCGCGCGTCGAGCGTGAGGCCGGGGAATTGCCGGCGCCACAGCCAGCCGAAATGCGCGATGTCGGCGATGGTGAAGGCGTCACCGGCCATGAAGGCCTGACCGGCGAGCTTCGCATCGAGGAGGCCGAGAATGCGCTCGGCCTCGGCGGTGAAGCGGGCCTCGGCGATCGGCTGCGGCTCCGGCGAGAAGCGCTTGAAGAAGCCGGCGTTGCCGAAGGCGGGGCTGAGGGCCGAGGCGTGGAAGAAGAGCTGTTCGAAGACGCGGGCACGCGCCGCGCCCCCGGTCGGCAGGAGCGCCCCGGTCTTCTCCGCAAGGTGGACAAGGATCGCGGCACTTTCCGTCAGCACGAGGCCGCCATCCACCAGCACGGGCACCTTGCCGTTCGGGTTGAGCGTGACGAACGCCTGTTCCTTCTGTGCGCCGGTGCGGACGTTCACTGCCTTCAGCTCATAGGGAAGGCCGAGTTCCTCCAGCGCGATCGGCACCTTGACGCTGTTGGGAGTGGCAAAGGCGTGGACTTCGATCATCGTTCGTCTCCATCGGATCGTGTTCGTTGGAGAGAGGTATGACCATTCCGGCGCGCTTGCGGCAGGCGGCTTGAAGCCATATTGCTTATTCCCTGGGGGAATAGGCAATGGACCGATTTCAGGCGATGACCGCATTCGTGCGGGTGGTGGAGACAGGATCGTTCTCGCAGGCGGCCCGACAGGTTGGTGTCGGGCAGCCGGCGGTCTCGAAGACGATCGCGCAACTGGAAGACCGGCTTCAGGTCCGCCTGCTCATCCGGTCGACCCACGGCCTGTCGCCGACCGACGCCGGGGTTCGCTTCTACGAACGGGCGAAGACGGCGATCCATGAGGCGGACGAGGCCGAGACGGAAGCGAAGGGCGCGGGGGCAGGGTTGTCCGGACGCCTTCGGGTGTGCGCGGCCACCACATTCGCGCGGCTGATGATCATTCCGCGCCTGCCGGAGTTCCTGGAGGCCCACCCGGAACTGGACGTGGACGTGGTCCTCGACGACCGGATGATCGATCTCGTGTCCGAGGGCATCGACGTGGCGCTGCGCATGGGCGAACTCGCCGACTCCTCCGCCGTCGCGCGACGTCTCGCAACCGGCCGGCGGTCCGTGGTCGCGACCCCTGCCTATCTCGGGAAGCACGGCGTGCCGCAGGTGCCGGCTGACATCGCCGCGCATCAGGCCGTGGTCTATTCCCAGCTCGGCAGAAACTGGACCTTCCGCAAGGATGGAACCGAAGCGTCCGTCGCCGTCGCCGGCCGGGTTCAGTTCAGCGCGGCCGAGGGCATTCGCGCAGCGGTCAAGGCTGACATGGGGCTG of Paroceanicella profunda contains these proteins:
- a CDS encoding LysR family transcriptional regulator is translated as MDRFQAMTAFVRVVETGSFSQAARQVGVGQPAVSKTIAQLEDRLQVRLLIRSTHGLSPTDAGVRFYERAKTAIHEADEAETEAKGAGAGLSGRLRVCAATTFARLMIIPRLPEFLEAHPELDVDVVLDDRMIDLVSEGIDVALRMGELADSSAVARRLATGRRSVVATPAYLGKHGVPQVPADIAAHQAVVYSQLGRNWTFRKDGTEASVAVAGRVQFSAAEGIRAAVKADMGLAVTSDWMFWPELLSGEATRVLEDWELPNIDLWAVFPTGRLASAKARAFSDFVERVLG
- a CDS encoding glutathione S-transferase family protein, translating into MIEVHAFATPNSVKVPIALEELGLPYELKAVNVRTGAQKEQAFVTLNPNGKVPVLVDGGLVLTESAAILVHLAEKTGALLPTGGAARARVFEQLFFHASALSPAFGNAGFFKRFSPEPQPIAEARFTAEAERILGLLDAKLAGQAFMAGDAFTIADIAHFGWLWRRQFPGLTLDARPNLSRWFETVMERPAVQRAIARVEALVEAPASA
- a CDS encoding peroxiredoxin-like family protein; translated protein: MTLQSKLDAFKADFQAGKPPFNVPHSVIETMNRATAELIASGAAQKALKAGDTLPAFSLADPEGKTVSSADLLAQGPLVISFYRGVWCPYCNMELQALQEALPQFEALGAQLVAISPQNPVNSRKSLRQNNLTFPILSDPHNDVAAAFGLRFEMQDYLVELYKSLKNDLPAFNGDPSWTLPMPARYVVGQDGVILYAEVNPDYTRRPEPEDMLPALRLASGRAA
- a CDS encoding enoyl-CoA hydratase/isomerase family protein is translated as MSRFDTYKNSFPNARLTRSPSGVLEIAFHTDGGKLVFNGHTHEQFVELFHQVGSDADNRVVILTGSGDAFMDAISPEGFDFFSPLGYDKIYREGKKVLMNILDIEVPMITALNGPVLLHSEYALLTDIILATPETVFQDKPHFDFGIVPGDGVNLLWPEVIGSIRGRYFILTRQVLDAATARDWGVVNEIVPAEKLLSRAREIAEGLAALPPLTSRYTRIALTQKLRRIIDEGVGYGLALEGISAAEVARTMAADG